From a region of the Synechococcus sp. RS9916 genome:
- the cobA gene encoding uroporphyrinogen-III C-methyltransferase, with amino-acid sequence MTDSSADLVASEGTVAGTVYLVGAGPGDPELLTRKAHRLLGCCDALVYDSLVPKEVLDLVPEGCERHFVGKRRGHHSVPQPSTNAVLVELAQRHACVVRLKGGDPFLFGRGGEEAAHLTARGVAVEVVPGVTSGIAAPAYAGIPVTHRRAGSSVTFVTGHEEIDKRRPSVNWRALATASDGLVIYMGLHNLPRIADELMAGGLAAETPVALIQQGTVEGQRCLTSTLTSVAEEARAQAFASPSIVVVGEVVNQRITACSPQPAPVTMPIPF; translated from the coding sequence GTGACTGATTCCTCTGCGGACCTCGTTGCATCTGAGGGCACTGTTGCGGGAACCGTGTATCTGGTCGGTGCAGGACCCGGAGATCCTGAGTTACTCACTCGCAAGGCCCATCGGTTGCTGGGATGCTGCGATGCCCTGGTCTACGACTCGCTGGTGCCGAAAGAGGTGCTCGATTTGGTGCCAGAAGGCTGTGAGCGTCACTTCGTGGGCAAACGTCGCGGTCATCATTCGGTTCCCCAGCCGAGCACGAATGCTGTGCTGGTGGAGCTCGCTCAGCGCCATGCCTGCGTGGTACGCCTCAAGGGAGGGGATCCCTTTCTGTTTGGTCGTGGTGGAGAGGAGGCTGCCCACCTCACGGCGCGGGGCGTTGCCGTGGAGGTGGTCCCGGGTGTGACCTCTGGAATTGCAGCCCCTGCTTATGCCGGTATCCCCGTCACCCATCGCCGGGCTGGTTCATCCGTCACGTTTGTGACCGGCCATGAGGAGATCGACAAACGTCGTCCTTCGGTGAACTGGCGTGCTTTGGCGACTGCGAGCGATGGCCTGGTGATTTACATGGGCTTGCACAATCTTCCGCGCATTGCTGACGAGCTGATGGCGGGTGGATTAGCGGCGGAGACTCCCGTGGCGTTGATTCAGCAGGGCACTGTCGAGGGTCAGCGTTGCCTCACCTCCACCCTGACGTCGGTCGCGGAGGAGGCACGGGCCCAGGCCTTTGCGTCCCCTTCCATCGTGGTGGTGGGTGAGGTGGTGAATCAGCGCATCACGGCCTGTTCCCCGCAACCGGCTCCCGTCACGATGCCGATCCCGTTCTAG
- the cynS gene encoding cyanase, producing the protein MTASTLTPSLAAPSQATVTASLMAAKKAKGMSFADLEAALGLDEVWIASLFYGQATASAEEAEKLASLLSLDPAITAALQEYPTKGSLEPVIPTDPLIYRFYEIMQVYGMPLKDVIQEKFGDGIMSAIDFTLDVDKVEDPKGDRVKITMCGKFLPYKKW; encoded by the coding sequence ATGACTGCTTCTACGTTGACGCCTTCTCTGGCGGCTCCTTCTCAGGCCACGGTGACAGCCAGCTTGATGGCAGCGAAGAAGGCCAAAGGCATGAGCTTCGCTGATCTCGAGGCAGCCCTTGGTTTGGACGAAGTTTGGATCGCTTCACTCTTCTACGGGCAGGCCACTGCTTCAGCTGAGGAGGCTGAAAAATTGGCATCGCTGTTGTCGTTGGATCCGGCAATTACTGCTGCATTGCAGGAGTACCCCACCAAGGGGAGTCTGGAGCCGGTGATCCCCACGGATCCTCTGATTTATCGCTTTTACGAGATCATGCAGGTCTACGGCATGCCTCTAAAGGATGTGATTCAGGAGAAGTTCGGTGATGGCATCATGAGCGCGATCGACTTCACCCTGGATGTTGACAAGGTGGAAGATCCTAAGGGTGATCGCGTGAAGATCACCATGTGCGGAAAATTCCTTCCCTACAAAAAATGGTGA
- the glp gene encoding gephyrin-like molybdotransferase Glp codes for MSGPAEPYGREGLPLDQARQRLLTALPSGLHRGEETLPLADCLGRVNCSIVKATAAVPGFRASIMDGYALGQDHQPQVGDQWSLKGRSAAGSPFPGALKPGEAIRILTGAPLPPGADWVLPQEMVEASPEAITLARDASSSPWIRAADEECRSGDSLLPAGVRLGAADLGRLAGCGVATLKVRPKPRIGLLVSGDELIPPGEPRPEGAIWESNSTLLEAMLEQLGYSIQHKRVAPDQPEALRHALRDLSTLCDVVVTTGGVSAGDSDWIRPLVAELGEVNFWKLFLKPGRPFAFGWIGDHVPFFGLPGNPVAAAITALQLLWPALQRLEGQQTPEFFPRIQVELGDRYQRRPGRPELARARLEITNEGRICARIDGSQASSRIGSLQGADLLLEIPAEAGPLEAGSQLWAQMLRRSLF; via the coding sequence GTGTCTGGACCCGCTGAGCCCTATGGCCGCGAGGGTCTCCCCCTCGATCAGGCCCGCCAACGGCTCCTGACTGCGCTGCCATCCGGCCTGCACCGTGGTGAAGAGACCTTGCCTCTCGCCGATTGCCTGGGCCGCGTCAACTGCAGCATCGTCAAAGCCACAGCCGCCGTGCCGGGCTTTCGCGCGTCGATCATGGATGGCTACGCCCTGGGGCAGGACCATCAACCCCAAGTGGGGGATCAGTGGAGCCTGAAAGGCCGGTCCGCCGCCGGCAGCCCCTTCCCGGGAGCCCTGAAACCTGGCGAGGCAATCCGAATTCTCACCGGAGCACCTTTGCCTCCCGGTGCCGACTGGGTTCTGCCGCAGGAAATGGTGGAGGCCTCCCCCGAAGCGATCACCCTGGCGCGAGACGCCTCGTCATCACCCTGGATCCGAGCTGCCGATGAAGAGTGCCGCAGCGGCGACAGCCTGCTGCCCGCTGGGGTGCGCCTCGGGGCCGCCGATCTCGGTCGCCTCGCCGGGTGCGGTGTTGCCACACTCAAGGTGCGCCCAAAGCCACGCATTGGCCTGCTGGTGAGCGGCGATGAATTGATCCCTCCCGGGGAACCACGACCAGAAGGAGCGATCTGGGAGAGCAACAGCACCCTGCTGGAGGCGATGTTGGAGCAACTCGGCTACAGCATCCAGCACAAGCGCGTCGCGCCCGATCAACCGGAGGCCTTGCGGCACGCCTTGCGCGACCTCTCGACTCTCTGCGATGTGGTGGTGACCACGGGGGGCGTCTCCGCCGGCGATAGCGACTGGATCCGCCCTCTGGTGGCTGAACTCGGGGAGGTGAACTTCTGGAAGCTGTTCCTGAAGCCGGGCCGCCCCTTCGCCTTTGGCTGGATCGGCGACCACGTGCCGTTTTTCGGGTTACCGGGCAATCCTGTGGCGGCAGCGATCACCGCGCTGCAACTGCTGTGGCCGGCGCTGCAACGCCTTGAAGGGCAGCAAACCCCCGAGTTCTTCCCCCGCATCCAGGTGGAACTGGGGGATCGCTACCAACGGCGACCGGGACGACCGGAACTGGCCCGCGCACGACTCGAGATCACCAATGAAGGCCGCATCTGCGCCCGCATCGACGGATCACAAGCGTCATCGCGCATCGGTTCCCTCCAGGGCGCCGACCTGCTGTTGGAGATTCCCGCTGAGGCAGGACCACTGGAGGCCGGGAGCCAGCTCTGGGCGCAGATGCTGCGCCGCAGCCTGTTCTGA
- a CDS encoding MoaD/ThiS family protein codes for MDAKTNLDLLELGMAQNDGGSVTVLLFAALRDQAGWEERRLPLPSAGTTSVLDLWSVLDLGPWSGSLRVAVNQVLVEPQSFVVAGDELAFLPPFTGG; via the coding sequence GTGGACGCTAAAACCAATCTGGACCTGCTGGAGTTGGGGATGGCGCAGAACGACGGGGGCTCGGTGACGGTGTTGTTGTTTGCGGCTCTTCGTGATCAGGCGGGCTGGGAGGAGCGTCGGCTGCCCTTGCCATCGGCGGGCACCACCTCGGTCCTTGATCTGTGGTCAGTGTTGGATCTGGGGCCCTGGTCGGGTTCGTTGCGGGTGGCGGTGAATCAAGTGCTGGTGGAGCCGCAATCGTTTGTGGTTGCAGGGGATGAACTCGCTTTTCTGCCCCCATTCACAGGTGGTTGA
- the moaC gene encoding cyclic pyranopterin monophosphate synthase MoaC: MGETLSHLNQDGEVHMVEVGDRPATKREAIAQGCIRMDATTLGLIERGETPKGDVLAVARVAAIQAAKRTWELIPLCHPLPLSGMEVTIEPDGQLPGLTITCCCRTTNQTGVEMEAMTAVSVGLLTLYDMLKAVDPGMTLSAIQLVRKEGGRNGVWTR; this comes from the coding sequence ATGGGTGAGACCCTCAGCCACCTCAACCAAGACGGAGAGGTGCACATGGTGGAGGTGGGCGATCGCCCAGCCACCAAACGTGAAGCCATCGCGCAGGGCTGCATCCGCATGGATGCAACCACCCTTGGCCTGATCGAGCGGGGCGAAACCCCGAAAGGGGATGTGCTGGCCGTCGCGCGCGTAGCGGCGATCCAAGCCGCCAAACGCACCTGGGAACTGATCCCCCTCTGCCACCCCCTACCCCTCAGCGGCATGGAGGTAACCATCGAACCGGATGGGCAGCTGCCTGGGCTCACCATCACCTGTTGCTGCCGCACCACCAACCAAACCGGCGTGGAAATGGAAGCGATGACCGCCGTGTCGGTCGGGCTGCTGACTCTTTACGACATGCTCAAAGCCGTGGATCCGGGCATGACCCTCAGCGCGATTCAATTGGTCCGCAAAGAAGGAGGGCGCAACGGTGTCTGGACCCGCTGA
- a CDS encoding carbonic anhydrase, with the protein MNRRSFLLGSGLTTAGLISSGWGESAKAEAAPISDFGISAPPDDENPRSCRPEDPLAALMDGNKRFVAAWRQKDKATTMAARAEAMAGLWQHDCFLSADVLSTGQAPWAGILSCADSRVSPEWVFDAAPSDLFVVRSAGNTAFDDAIASMEFTVSALNTPLIMVMGHSACGAVNAARNDAPLTPLLEQLVTPIRSSLTPGEDLEAAVKGNARYTAQQLSQRSTVLAEAVNKRQLKIVASYFDIHSGTVTLL; encoded by the coding sequence ATGAACCGACGGTCTTTTCTGTTGGGCAGTGGCTTGACCACAGCCGGGCTGATCAGCTCCGGCTGGGGCGAATCGGCCAAAGCCGAAGCAGCTCCGATTTCTGATTTCGGGATCTCAGCACCACCTGATGACGAGAACCCAAGGTCGTGCCGACCCGAGGATCCTCTTGCCGCCCTGATGGACGGGAACAAACGTTTCGTCGCTGCCTGGAGACAGAAAGATAAAGCCACCACCATGGCGGCCAGAGCCGAAGCGATGGCAGGGCTTTGGCAACACGACTGTTTCCTATCTGCTGACGTTCTTTCCACAGGTCAGGCTCCCTGGGCAGGAATCCTCAGCTGTGCCGATTCGCGCGTCTCACCGGAATGGGTGTTTGATGCAGCCCCCTCCGATCTGTTCGTTGTCCGCAGTGCAGGCAACACCGCATTCGATGACGCCATCGCTTCGATGGAGTTCACGGTGTCTGCGCTGAACACACCCCTGATCATGGTGATGGGCCACAGCGCCTGCGGCGCCGTGAACGCTGCGCGGAATGACGCTCCTCTGACCCCTCTGCTGGAACAACTGGTCACCCCGATCCGCTCCAGCCTCACCCCAGGTGAAGACCTGGAAGCGGCCGTGAAAGGCAACGCGCGATACACCGCCCAGCAACTCAGCCAACGCAGCACCGTGCTTGCAGAGGCCGTGAACAAGCGCCAACTCAAGATCGTGGCGAGCTATTTCGACATTCATTCAGGCACCGTCACCCTGCTCTGA
- the moaB gene encoding molybdenum cofactor biosynthesis protein B, producing MTLRIALLTVSDRRTLADDPSGDCLQNQLQQAGHALAERSICPDDRYQVRAVVSRWIASDSVDVVITSGGTGLTGRDGTPEAIQPLLDKQIEGFGELFRVLSFETIGTSTLQSRCLAGVANGTIVFVLPGSLDAVQTAWGRLIEAQLNAGTRPCNLALLMPRLREPADRPANP from the coding sequence CTGACCCTTCGAATCGCCTTGCTCACGGTGTCGGATCGCCGCACCCTCGCCGATGACCCCAGCGGCGACTGCCTCCAGAATCAACTCCAACAGGCCGGTCATGCCTTGGCGGAGCGCAGCATCTGTCCGGATGACCGCTACCAGGTGCGAGCAGTAGTGAGTCGCTGGATTGCGTCAGACAGCGTCGATGTGGTGATCACCAGCGGTGGGACAGGACTAACCGGCAGGGATGGAACCCCAGAGGCCATCCAGCCCCTGCTGGATAAACAGATTGAAGGCTTTGGAGAACTCTTCCGGGTGCTGTCCTTCGAGACCATCGGCACCAGCACTCTGCAAAGCCGCTGTCTTGCCGGCGTTGCCAACGGCACGATTGTGTTTGTGCTGCCCGGATCTCTGGATGCCGTTCAAACCGCCTGGGGGCGCTTGATTGAGGCTCAGCTGAATGCTGGCACCCGCCCTTGCAACCTGGCTCTACTGATGCCACGGCTGCGGGAACCGGCGGATCGGCCCGCCAATCCCTAG
- a CDS encoding formate/nitrite transporter family protein, whose amino-acid sequence MDYVLPNELVDGMIAAGGKKATVSVKNLLLRGFYSGAILGLAVILALTVGLTVKAPFVGSLLFPFGFASIVLFGMELVTGNFALLPMATWAGKSTWGATFRNWAWVWFGNWIGTAVVAVIMAISLTNGFNVEPLSAAAAAAATKAAAAAGDATVIKAGMWQQVAQKIIDLNILNVVKKYENLGAMGFFLAFLRGVVANWLVCLGVTMALVSKSVPGKILACWLPITAFQTMGMEHIVVNQFLHTMGPILGSGVSPIQVIFWNWLPVTLGNIVGGMVFIGMLFYSTHRTKVENVLPTEHDDKLERELAAELGAR is encoded by the coding sequence ATGGACTACGTACTACCCAATGAGCTCGTCGACGGCATGATTGCCGCCGGCGGCAAAAAAGCCACCGTCAGCGTTAAAAACCTCCTGCTGCGTGGGTTCTATTCCGGCGCCATTCTGGGCCTGGCCGTGATCCTCGCCCTCACCGTGGGCTTGACCGTCAAGGCACCCTTTGTGGGCTCGCTGCTCTTCCCCTTCGGCTTCGCCAGCATCGTGCTGTTCGGCATGGAGCTGGTCACCGGCAACTTTGCCCTGCTCCCCATGGCCACCTGGGCCGGCAAAAGCACCTGGGGCGCCACCTTCCGCAACTGGGCCTGGGTTTGGTTCGGCAACTGGATCGGCACCGCCGTGGTGGCCGTAATCATGGCCATCAGCCTCACCAATGGCTTCAATGTTGAGCCTCTGTCCGCTGCGGCAGCAGCTGCGGCGACCAAAGCAGCAGCTGCTGCTGGTGATGCAACCGTCATCAAAGCCGGCATGTGGCAGCAGGTCGCTCAAAAAATCATCGACCTGAACATCCTCAACGTCGTCAAGAAGTACGAGAACCTTGGCGCGATGGGTTTCTTCCTCGCCTTCCTGCGCGGTGTGGTTGCCAACTGGCTGGTGTGCCTGGGCGTGACCATGGCACTCGTGAGCAAGAGCGTTCCCGGCAAAATTCTGGCCTGCTGGCTGCCGATTACAGCCTTCCAAACGATGGGCATGGAGCACATCGTGGTGAATCAGTTCCTGCACACCATGGGTCCAATTCTGGGTTCCGGAGTGAGCCCGATTCAAGTGATCTTCTGGAACTGGCTGCCTGTCACCCTGGGCAACATCGTGGGTGGCATGGTGTTCATCGGCATGCTCTTCTACAGCACCCACCGCACCAAAGTTGAGAACGTGCTGCCGACCGAGCACGATGACAAGCTGGAGCGTGAACTGGCCGCCGAACTCGGTGCCCGCTGA
- a CDS encoding ferredoxin--nitrite reductase, whose product MTSSAPSRPYLEGKKLNKIEQNKANKDGLLVGSEIDKFAEMGWEQVDETDLQLRLKWYGMFWRPKTPGKFMLRLRVPNGILNAQQLRVVGSIVERYGENGSCDITTRQNLQLRGVLLNDLPEILKRLKEAGLSTIQSGFDNPRNVTGNPLAGIDPQEIVDTRPYTQELNNFLTNNEEGNSEYSNLPRKWNTAVAGAKDNFLLHNDIIFHPVENNGELGFGVWIGGVLSSQMNAYALPLNAWVKPEEICKITDAVIRPWRDNGERDKRPKGRFRMYLDQVGLEAFRSMVEENFGPLTPDPGSVFDETPRSHYGIHAQKQEGLHYAGLHVPVGRLTAEDLQDLATASLNYGNGEVRLTEDQNVILVGLPNDKLEAFQGDALVQRFPLEPGAISAGTVSCTGSSYCHFALVNTKDQAADIATKLDAELELPEELKIHWTGCPNSCGQAYMGAIGLTGTKAKNKEGVMGEGYTLTVGGSQGADPQVGELHQKAVPAEDIHGVLKQLLIEKYGAKPRS is encoded by the coding sequence ATGACCAGCAGCGCTCCCTCACGCCCTTATCTAGAAGGCAAAAAGCTCAACAAAATTGAGCAAAACAAAGCCAATAAAGACGGCCTGCTGGTCGGCAGCGAGATCGATAAGTTTGCCGAGATGGGTTGGGAGCAGGTCGACGAAACGGATCTGCAGCTGCGCCTGAAGTGGTACGGGATGTTCTGGCGCCCCAAGACACCCGGCAAGTTCATGCTGCGCCTGCGGGTCCCCAACGGCATTCTCAACGCCCAACAACTGCGCGTTGTGGGTTCCATTGTTGAGCGCTACGGCGAAAACGGCAGCTGCGACATCACCACCCGCCAGAACCTGCAGCTGCGCGGCGTGCTGCTCAATGATCTTCCAGAGATCCTCAAACGCCTGAAGGAAGCCGGATTGAGCACGATTCAGTCGGGCTTCGACAACCCACGCAACGTCACCGGCAACCCTCTGGCTGGAATCGATCCCCAGGAAATCGTCGACACCCGTCCTTACACTCAAGAGCTCAACAACTTCCTCACCAACAACGAAGAAGGCAATTCCGAGTATTCCAATCTGCCGCGCAAGTGGAACACGGCTGTTGCAGGTGCAAAAGACAACTTCCTGCTTCACAACGACATCATCTTCCACCCCGTTGAAAACAACGGTGAACTGGGCTTCGGGGTCTGGATCGGTGGCGTCCTTTCATCCCAGATGAATGCCTACGCCTTGCCCCTCAATGCCTGGGTGAAGCCAGAAGAAATCTGCAAAATCACCGACGCGGTCATTCGCCCTTGGCGAGATAACGGAGAACGCGACAAGCGCCCCAAAGGACGCTTCCGGATGTACCTCGATCAGGTGGGCCTTGAGGCCTTCCGCTCGATGGTGGAGGAAAACTTCGGTCCCCTGACCCCTGACCCCGGCTCGGTCTTCGACGAAACCCCGCGGTCCCACTACGGCATTCATGCCCAAAAACAAGAAGGGCTCCACTACGCCGGATTGCACGTTCCCGTCGGCCGACTCACTGCTGAAGATCTTCAAGACCTCGCCACCGCAAGCCTCAATTACGGAAACGGCGAGGTGCGCCTCACCGAAGATCAAAATGTGATCCTGGTGGGCTTGCCCAACGACAAGCTTGAGGCCTTCCAGGGCGATGCTCTCGTCCAACGCTTCCCGCTGGAACCCGGTGCGATCTCCGCTGGCACCGTCTCCTGCACAGGCAGCTCCTATTGCCATTTCGCCTTGGTGAACACCAAAGACCAGGCAGCGGACATCGCCACAAAACTCGATGCGGAACTGGAACTCCCCGAAGAACTAAAGATCCATTGGACTGGCTGCCCCAACAGCTGCGGCCAGGCCTACATGGGCGCCATCGGCCTCACCGGCACCAAAGCCAAAAACAAAGAGGGCGTGATGGGTGAGGGCTACACCCTCACCGTGGGCGGCTCTCAGGGCGCCGACCCCCAAGTCGGAGAACTGCACCAAAAAGCCGTTCCCGCGGAAGACATTCATGGCGTGTTGAAGCAACTCCTGATCGAGAAGTACGGCGCCAAACCCCGCAGCTGA
- a CDS encoding molybdenum cofactor biosynthesis protein MoaE, with the protein MAIQQQVDGSGGSLVDVVIHRQPFNPWSALEAWLPEAAANAVFLGRVRPEDQRGDSLDALELVHYPGMCEQRIRDDAERLRQLHGADRVLVLHRVGKLPPGEPIVLVAVTADRRGAAQRCCAAVLEALKHEAPFWKREWRGGQGTWLEANTPL; encoded by the coding sequence ATGGCGATACAGCAGCAGGTGGATGGGAGCGGTGGATCCTTGGTGGACGTGGTGATTCACCGGCAGCCGTTCAACCCCTGGTCGGCTTTGGAGGCTTGGTTGCCCGAGGCCGCTGCAAACGCTGTGTTTCTCGGCCGCGTGCGCCCGGAGGATCAACGGGGCGATTCGCTCGACGCTCTGGAGTTGGTGCATTACCCGGGCATGTGTGAGCAACGGATTCGCGATGACGCCGAGCGTTTGCGCCAGCTGCATGGAGCTGATCGCGTGCTGGTGCTGCACCGGGTTGGCAAGCTCCCTCCAGGCGAGCCGATCGTTCTCGTTGCTGTCACGGCGGATCGACGCGGTGCGGCGCAACGCTGTTGTGCTGCGGTGCTGGAAGCGCTGAAACACGAGGCCCCGTTCTGGAAAAGGGAATGGCGCGGGGGGCAAGGCACCTGGTTGGAGGCCAATACGCCGCTCTAG
- a CDS encoding HEAT repeat domain-containing protein, whose amino-acid sequence MNWPPNSVPADQDLVHSDVQEAALWERLSKSSRRAPLEPQWLGEVYSPSLSLGLRRALAEKIGMLAETGWPLVQELIACHGVQDELILAAGLTHQPESRDWLLQLLDEIDSELDADQALVVLQALACWGGELPLELIKHTLSLPGLQLRLAGLQLLSFHAYQLNDTTLLQLCEPLLNDFREPVALAAIRLLQRRDGAEISERLAQLSGTGSDSVAAAALRALGCIATPSSQSWLLELSHNLPVGERRQLACKQLQQQYRT is encoded by the coding sequence GTGAACTGGCCGCCGAACTCGGTGCCCGCTGATCAGGATCTAGTGCACAGCGATGTCCAAGAAGCCGCTCTCTGGGAGCGGCTTTCCAAATCATCACGACGGGCTCCTCTGGAGCCCCAATGGCTGGGGGAGGTTTACTCTCCCAGCCTTTCTCTTGGCTTGCGGCGGGCCCTCGCCGAGAAAATCGGGATGTTGGCCGAAACGGGTTGGCCCCTCGTGCAGGAGTTAATCGCTTGCCACGGCGTGCAAGACGAATTAATCCTGGCCGCTGGGCTCACCCATCAACCGGAAAGCAGGGATTGGTTGCTGCAGCTGCTTGATGAGATCGACAGCGAATTAGATGCTGATCAAGCCCTGGTGGTGCTGCAGGCCTTGGCGTGTTGGGGAGGGGAGCTGCCGCTGGAGTTGATCAAACACACCCTGAGCTTGCCAGGTCTGCAACTGCGTCTCGCAGGCCTGCAATTGCTCAGCTTCCATGCCTACCAACTCAACGACACCACGTTGTTGCAACTCTGCGAACCACTACTCAACGACTTTCGAGAACCCGTGGCGCTCGCAGCAATCCGGCTGCTCCAACGCCGGGATGGGGCTGAGATCAGTGAACGCCTCGCGCAATTGAGTGGCACGGGGTCCGACAGCGTGGCGGCGGCGGCTTTGCGAGCCCTGGGTTGCATCGCCACCCCAAGCAGTCAAAGCTGGCTACTGGAATTAAGCCACAACCTTCCAGTCGGAGAACGCAGGCAGCTGGCTTGCAAGCAATTGCAGCAGCAATATCGCACCTAA
- a CDS encoding anthranilate phosphoribosyltransferase family protein: protein MTKTDADARQRFKELLRKVGSGEHTSTGLSRAEADEALEMMLTGQASDAQIGAFLIAHRIRRPEPQELTGMVDTYRRLGPALHSASGQSRPLCFGMPFDGRKRTAPLYPLTALVLLSAGQPVVFHAGGRMPVKYGITAAELFEALGLELASLSLAEVQSGFNQHGLALIHQPSHFPLADALITHRDDLGKRPPIASAELLWTAHSGDHLLISGFVHPPTESRAWEALSLAGEHEVITVKGQEGGTDLPISRACITARISAGRPAERLILHPRDHGCFGPDQEWNDLDSWQQQAHDALQNQGPLAPSLRWNAGAYLWMAGQAPTLEAGLDSAETFMQDGRAAAMLSELIAWRTSVGG, encoded by the coding sequence ATGACCAAAACCGACGCTGACGCACGCCAACGGTTCAAGGAGCTGCTGCGTAAAGTTGGCAGTGGTGAGCACACCAGCACTGGTCTCAGCAGAGCGGAGGCCGATGAAGCCCTCGAAATGATGCTGACGGGCCAGGCCAGTGATGCTCAGATCGGTGCTTTTTTGATTGCTCACCGCATCCGTCGGCCCGAGCCCCAGGAGCTCACCGGCATGGTCGACACCTACCGGCGTCTGGGCCCTGCGCTTCACAGTGCATCCGGACAAAGTCGCCCATTGTGTTTTGGCATGCCCTTCGATGGGCGAAAGCGCACAGCTCCCCTTTATCCACTCACCGCATTAGTGCTGCTCAGCGCGGGGCAACCGGTGGTGTTTCATGCCGGTGGTCGCATGCCGGTGAAATACGGCATCACAGCGGCGGAACTGTTCGAAGCGCTCGGCCTTGAGCTGGCCAGCCTGTCGCTCGCTGAGGTGCAAAGCGGGTTCAATCAGCATGGTTTGGCGTTGATCCACCAACCCAGCCACTTCCCCTTAGCCGATGCCCTGATCACCCACCGCGATGATCTGGGAAAACGCCCACCAATCGCCAGTGCCGAACTGCTCTGGACTGCCCACTCCGGTGACCACCTGCTGATCAGTGGTTTTGTGCATCCCCCCACCGAAAGCCGGGCTTGGGAAGCCCTCTCCCTGGCTGGGGAACACGAGGTCATCACCGTGAAAGGCCAGGAAGGCGGAACCGATCTCCCCATCAGCCGGGCTTGCATCACTGCCCGCATCAGCGCAGGACGCCCCGCTGAGCGTCTGATCCTTCATCCCCGCGACCACGGCTGCTTCGGGCCGGATCAGGAGTGGAACGACCTCGACAGCTGGCAACAACAAGCGCACGACGCACTGCAGAACCAAGGTCCATTGGCGCCATCGCTGCGTTGGAATGCCGGCGCCTATCTCTGGATGGCCGGCCAGGCACCCACGCTGGAAGCCGGATTGGACAGCGCAGAGACCTTCATGCAAGACGGTCGGGCTGCCGCCATGCTCAGCGAGCTGATCGCATGGCGGACCTCTGTGGGAGGGTGA